From a single Silene latifolia isolate original U9 population chromosome 6, ASM4854445v1, whole genome shotgun sequence genomic region:
- the LOC141586930 gene encoding abscisic stress-ripening protein 3-like gives MSGEEEKHHHGLFHHHKDQDIPDELKTAEDFRKEEKERKHKEHLGELGTVAAGAFALHEKHKAKKDPEHAHKHKLEEEIAAAAAVGAGGYAFHEHHGKKEAKEELKEAEGGKKHHHLF, from the exons ATGTCAGGAGAAGAAGAGAAGCACCACCACGGCCTCTTTCACCACCACAAGGATCAAGATATTCCCGATGAGTTGAAGACTGCTGAAGACTTCCGAAAGGAAGAGAAGGAGCGTAAGCATAAGGAGCACTTGGGTGAGCTTGGTACGGTCGCTGCTGGCGCCTTTGCTCTT CATGAGAAACATAAGGCAAAGAAGGACCCAGAGCATGCACACAAGCACAAACTGGAGGAAGAGATAGCGGCAGCCGCGGCAGTAGGAGCAGGTGGGTATGCCTTCCATGAGCACCATGGCAAGAAGGAGGCTAAGGAGGAATTGAAAGAGGCTGAAGGAGGAAAAAAGCACCACCATCTCTTCTAA